In Falco biarmicus isolate bFalBia1 chromosome 5, bFalBia1.pri, whole genome shotgun sequence, a single genomic region encodes these proteins:
- the SHISAL1 gene encoding protein shisa-like-1 isoform X1, producing MTSCGQQSLNVLMVLLSLLLSAVLSAHFRVCEPYTDYKGRYHFGFHCPRLSDNKSYIFCCHHNNTVFKYCCNETEFQTVMQMNLTGNADGYMHNNYSALLGVWIYGFFVVILLILDLLYYSSMNYDICKFYLARWGIQGKWMTQGQSRWINPAQDPSQVQAQPQPETQPQTQPQPQTSQTVHTLKGDALSPSLMSFQGTSACIKRGMYVRISMETI from the exons TGTTGTCTGCACATTTTCGGGTCTGCGAGCCATATACAGACTACAAAGGTCGCTACCACTTTGGTTTTCACTGCCCCCGTCTTTCTGACAATAAATCTTACATCTTTTGCTGTCACCATAACAACACAGTGTTTAAATACTGCTGCAATGAGACAGAATTTCAGACTGTTATGCAGATGAACTTAACAGGCAATGCAGATGGATATATGCATAA CAACTACAGTGCACTGTTAGGAGTGTGGATCTATGGCTTTTTTGTGGTGATCTTGCTGATACTGGACCTTTTATATTACTCTTCAATGAACTATGATATTTGCAAATTTTACCTGGCACGGTGGGGAATCCAGGGAAAGTGGATGACACAGGGACAGAGCCGCTGGATTAACCCTGCTCAGGATCCAAGCCAAGTCCAGGCGCAGCCTCAGCCAGAGACACAGCCTCAAACTCAGCCACAGCCTCAAACATCACAGACAGTACATACTTTAAAAGGAGATGCTTTAAGTCCATCCCTGATGTCTTTTCAGGGTACATCTGCCTG caTTAAACGGGGAATGTATGTTAGGATCAG TATGGAAACCATCTGA